The Herbiconiux sp. SALV-R1 nucleotide sequence CTTCGCCTCGGTGCTGTGGGTGGAGATGTTCCCCTCGCTCGACGGCGACGTGGCGCTGGTGGCGATGGCGACCGGGGCGCTCGTGGCCGCAGCGGCGATCATCCTCCTCACCCCGGGCCGACTCGGTCTGCGGCGGTGACGTGCGCGCTCGAACCGTCGCCGCCCGGTCGCATTACGATCGGCTCATGCCCGCGGTGCACCGCCTCCACCGGACGATCGCCGTCACGACAGCTCTCGTGACCGCGATCGTCGCGGTGGCCGCGGCCTGGGCGGTCGGCTCCCTCGCCGAGCTCGACCCCTCGGAGCACGGGGCGCGGCCGGGGGCGGCGACGTGGGCCGTCACGGTGGCGGTGCTCGTGCTTCAGTCGGCCGCACTCACGGCGGTGCGCAGGGCACCGCGCGTCACACTCCTGGGGGTGGCTGCCCTTCCCGTGCTGGTGGCCGCGTTCGCTCCCTCCGCCCTGTTCAGCGCCAGCGCCGTGCCCGTGCTCGTCGGGGCCTTCGCGGCCGCGGTGCAGCTGCCGCTCCGCCTCATCGCGGTGACCGCCGCCGCATCCGCCGCCCTCGTTGCCGTCGGTCAGTTCGTGGCGGGCGTCGGCTTCGGTCGCACCGATCCCGTCGTGCTGGCCCTCGAGGCTGCCGGGCAGGGGCTCATCGTGGTGGGCGTGCCGCTGATCGTGGGCTCGACGATCGCCGCCAACCGTGCTGCCGCGCGGGCGAAGCAGGACGCCCTGGATGCCGTACTCCGCGAGCGGGAGGCGCAGGTGGGCGAGGCGATCGCGCGGGAGCGCAGCGCCATGGCGCGCGAACTCCACGACATCGCCGCCCACCACCTGTCGGGCATCTCGCTGATGGCCTCGGCTATCGCCCGGCAGGTCTCGACCGACCCCGCCGCGGCACGCTCCGGGGCGCTGCAGATCCGCGAGCAGAGCAACGCCGTGCTCGACGACCTGCGAAGCCTGGTCGGGCTGCTCCGCGAGTCGGAGTCGAGAGCCGGCCACGGCGGCGACGGTGCGCTCAAGACGCTGGCGACGGTGGGCGATCTGGTGACGGCGGCGCAGCAGACGGGTGCACCGGCCAGCCTCGACGTGCGTCTCGGCGCCTTGGGCCCGCTCGGCACCGGCATCGCCCCGCTCGCCCAGCTCGCGGCGTACCGCATGGTGCAGGAGTCGCTCACGAACGCCGCCCGCCACGCGCCCGGCGCGGCGACCACCGTCACCATCGACGACAGCGCCGAGTCGCACGCCACGGTGACCGTCGGCAACGGCCCCCGCACCGGCGCGCATCCGCTGCCCCTTCACGACGACGGGTTCGGCGTGCTCGGCATGCGTGAGCGCGCCGCACTCATCGGCGCCTCCTTCGAGGCGGGCCCCACGGAGGTGGGCGGGTGGGAGACCAGGATGCGCATCCCGCGCGACCTGTCACGAACAGGTCCGGAGGAGCAGCGATGATCCGCGTCGTGATCGCCGACGACCAGCCGCTCGTGCGCGCCGGGCTCGCCGCGCTCATCGGCTCCGAAGACGACATCGAGGTCGTCGGGGTGGCCGCCGACGGCGTCGAGGCGCTCGAGCTCGCCGTGAGCCTCGCGCCCGACGTGGCGTGCCTCGACATCCGGATGCCCGGACTCGACGGCATCGAGGTGGCCTCCCGGCTGTGCGGTCCCGACGCCGACCCGGCGATCCCCGTGCTCATCCTCACCACCTTCGACATCGACGACTACGTCTTCCGCGCGCTCGAGGCGGGGGTGTCGGGGTTCCTGTTGAAGGACTCCGACCCCGACGAGATCATCCGCGCGATCAGGAGCGTCGCCGAGGGGCACGGCACCCTCGACCGCACGCTGACCCGGCGCGTCGTCGACGAGTACGTGCAGCGTCGCCGATTGCAACCGGTGACCGCCGCTCGGGCCGTCGAGCTGCTCACGGCGCGGGAGCGCGAGATCCTGCTGCTGCTCGCCAGGGCATGACCAACGAGCAGATCGCCGCCGAGCTCGTGGTGGAGGTCGCGACGGTGAAGTCGCATCTGGCGCGGCTGCTGCCGAAGCTCGGGGTGCAGTCGCGGCTGCAGGCCGCGGTGTGGGCGTACCAGAACCGCGTCGTCACGGTGGCGGGGCCGGGGCCCGGGCCGGGGCGCTGAGGCGCGCCCGCCGCTCGCCCCTCAGCTGCTCTCGCGCACGATGAGGCGGTGGGGGGCGACCACCTCGACGGCCTCGCGGTCGGGGTCGTCGATGCGTTCGGCGATGCGGGCCACGGCCTGGGCCGCGATGAACGGGGTGTCGAGCGACACCGTGCTGAGCGAGGGGCGCGAGTACCGGCCCTCCTCGATGTCGTCGATGCCGACGATCGCGATGTCGTCGGGAACACGTAGGCCCGCGTCGAAGACGGCGCGCATCGCACCCATCGCCAGCAGGTCCGAGTAGCAGAAGATCGCATCCGGGGCTTCGGTCGAGGCGAGCAACTCCTGCGCGGCGGTGTATCCGTCGGCGCGGCTGTAGTGCGCGGCAGGTCGCGTGAGCTCGGGCTCGAAGTCGAGACCCGCGTCGGCGAGCGCCTGCCGGTACCCGGCGGTGCGCTGCTGCGGCGTGGAGTACCCCTCGGCGGGCTGGGTGCCGAGGGCGCCGATGCGCGTGCGGCCCGAGGCGGCGAGGTGCCGCACGGCGTCGGCGGCGGCTTGCACGTTGTCGATCGCCACGTGGTCGAAGCGCCCGTCGAAGTCGTGCTCGCCGAGCAGCACGAGCGGCATGCCGCTCCTGGCGTTCATCTCGCGCAGCTCCGCCTGGGTGACGAGCGGGCTGAACAGGATGCCGTCGAACAGCATGGTGCGATCGCCGCCGGTGAGCAGTTCGCGCTCGCGCTGGTGGTCGTGCCCGGTCTGGTCGATCATCACCCGGTAGCCGAGCTCGCCCGCCGCGTTGATGACGTCGCGCGCCAGCTGGCTGAAGTAGGGAACGTCGATCTCGGGCACCACGAGTGCGAGCACCCCGGTGCGCCCGGTGCGCAGGGTGCGGGCCACCGGGTTGGGGCGGTAGTCGAGCTCGTCGATGGCCTTGAGCACGCGGGCGCGCATCCGTTCGCTGACGTGCTCGTAGCCGCTGACGACGTTCGAGACGGTGCGGATGGAGACGCTCGCCCGCTCGGCGACGTCACGCAGCGTTGCCGGCATGCCTGGGCCTCCTCGCGCTCGAACCTGATGACGGATGCCGCCAGCATAGCGTTTGCATCGTGTGCAAACACGGGCTACAGTTTTGCCTACGTTGGCAAACGCACAGTCACAAAGGAGTGTCCCCTTGCACAAGCACCTGCCCCGAGCGGCGACCCGGGCCGCCGCGCTCGGCCTCGCCGCCGCCGTCGCCCTCGGGCTCACGGCCTGCGGTCCCGACATCGGCTCCGCCTCCCCCACCGACCTGCTCCAGCTTCCGGCCGAGGAGTCGCCCTCGGGCGAGATCACCATCTGGGACAGGTCGGGCGACCTGTTCGAGGTGTTCGACGACGCCATCGCCGCCTTCAACGAGAGGTACCCCGACGTGAAGGTGAACCACGAGGCAGTCGACATCGACGCGAAGCTGCAGAACACGCTCATCACGGGCACCGACGTTCCCGACGGCGTCTTCCTCGACGACGCCAAGATCGCCGGGTTCAGCGACCACCTGTGGGACCTCTCCGACGTGCTCGCCCCGCACTCGGCCGACATCGCGCCGCAGAAGCTCGACGTCAACACCGTCGACGGCGGCATCTACGGGGTGCCCTTCGACTCG carries:
- a CDS encoding response regulator transcription factor → MTNEQIAAELVVEVATVKSHLARLLPKLGVQSRLQAAVWAYQNRVVTVAGPGPGPGR
- a CDS encoding LacI family DNA-binding transcriptional regulator; the protein is MPATLRDVAERASVSIRTVSNVVSGYEHVSERMRARVLKAIDELDYRPNPVARTLRTGRTGVLALVVPEIDVPYFSQLARDVINAAGELGYRVMIDQTGHDHQRERELLTGGDRTMLFDGILFSPLVTQAELREMNARSGMPLVLLGEHDFDGRFDHVAIDNVQAAADAVRHLAASGRTRIGALGTQPAEGYSTPQQRTAGYRQALADAGLDFEPELTRPAAHYSRADGYTAAQELLASTEAPDAIFCYSDLLAMGAMRAVFDAGLRVPDDIAIVGIDDIEEGRYSRPSLSTVSLDTPFIAAQAVARIAERIDDPDREAVEVVAPHRLIVRESS
- a CDS encoding sensor histidine kinase, coding for MPAVHRLHRTIAVTTALVTAIVAVAAAWAVGSLAELDPSEHGARPGAATWAVTVAVLVLQSAALTAVRRAPRVTLLGVAALPVLVAAFAPSALFSASAVPVLVGAFAAAVQLPLRLIAVTAAASAALVAVGQFVAGVGFGRTDPVVLALEAAGQGLIVVGVPLIVGSTIAANRAAARAKQDALDAVLREREAQVGEAIARERSAMARELHDIAAHHLSGISLMASAIARQVSTDPAAARSGALQIREQSNAVLDDLRSLVGLLRESESRAGHGGDGALKTLATVGDLVTAAQQTGAPASLDVRLGALGPLGTGIAPLAQLAAYRMVQESLTNAARHAPGAATTVTIDDSAESHATVTVGNGPRTGAHPLPLHDDGFGVLGMRERAALIGASFEAGPTEVGGWETRMRIPRDLSRTGPEEQR
- a CDS encoding response regulator transcription factor; amino-acid sequence: MIRVVIADDQPLVRAGLAALIGSEDDIEVVGVAADGVEALELAVSLAPDVACLDIRMPGLDGIEVASRLCGPDADPAIPVLILTTFDIDDYVFRALEAGVSGFLLKDSDPDEIIRAIRSVAEGHGTLDRTLTRRVVDEYVQRRRLQPVTAARAVELLTAREREILLLLARA